A segment of the Chloroflexota bacterium genome:
CGAGGACGCGTTCCATGTCGTCGTACCGTCGATGCCCGGCTTCGGCTTCTCGACCCCGCTGAATGGCGGAAGCTGGACGATGGCGCGGGTCGCCTCAGCGTACGACACGCTGATGCGGCGGCTCGGCTACGACGCGTACGGCATCCACGGGAGCGACGGCGGCGCCCTGATCTCGCGTGAACTCGCCGTGCAGAATCCCGCTGGCTTCCTGGGCGCCCACGTACTGCACCTCTTTGCCTTCCCGACCGGCGCCCCTGGTGAGATGGACGGGTTTGGCGAGAAGGAGTACGCCGCGCTCGGGCATCTGCAGTGGTTCCAGAGCGTCGGCGGGTACAACCAGATGAACGGAACGCGGCCGCAGACCATCGGAGCGGCGCTCGCGGACTCTCCCGTGGCCGTGCTGGCCTACAGCGAGCTGTTCGAGAACTTTGGCAACGGGACCAGCCTGGTGCGGCCCGAGCAGGTCCTCGCCCAGGTCAGCCTCTACTGGCTAACCAACACCTACGCAACCGCTGCCCGGTATCACTTTGAGGAGCAGCGCGCGGGGGCCGAGCCGGTAGTCAGCCAGGGCCGGATCGGTGTCGCCGTCTTCAAGGACGACTTCCAGACGATCCGGGCATTTGCCGAACGGGACAACGCGAACATCGTGCACT
Coding sequences within it:
- a CDS encoding epoxide hydrolase N-terminal domain-containing protein; translated protein: MTNTAIPTHASAIRPFRVEIPQADLDDLQNRLARTRYAPPAPGDSWEYGTPVSYLKDMVERWQAFDWREVEDCLNAYPNFITDIDGQPIHFIHVRSGEPGARPLLLAHTYPGSVLDYLGMIAPLVDPVAHGGRAEDAFHVVVPSMPGFGFSTPLNGGSWTMARVASAYDTLMRRLGYDAYGIHGSDGGALISRELAVQNPAGFLGAHVLHLFAFPTGAPGEMDGFGEKEYAALGHLQWFQSVGGYNQMNGTRPQTIGAALADSPVAVLAYSELFENFGNGTSLVRPEQVLAQVSLYWLTNTYATAARYHFEEQRAGAEPVVSQGRIGVAVFKDDFQTIRAFAERDNANIVHWSEYPRGGHFAALEVPDDVVADLRMFFAQA